In one window of Armatimonadota bacterium DNA:
- a CDS encoding DUF108 domain-containing protein, translating into MASYHTASLGPFMRIGIVGCGRVGRVVSMAIDSGRVHVDLAAICDTTADKVQDLMFQLRRPTRSMSLQGLVASVDMVLEATNRHAAPPIIMAALDGGKDVLVTNAAAVLARDDFPRLAHDRGLTIYAVNAMLTGLTEINAAAAEPGASATLTISCPPPVLADSPFVRGRELKPGEEPQLVFQGEASDALAAFPPLANPIAAALIGTGEAELLVRVRAHQISDATDIELTVNTDQQQTNTHARVPTAGREPIAPEAIARLVVGFLRSLVSSVRLA; encoded by the coding sequence ATGGCAAGCTATCACACTGCAAGCCTCGGGCCGTTCATGCGCATCGGCATCGTCGGATGCGGGCGCGTCGGGCGCGTCGTCAGCATGGCGATCGACAGCGGGCGCGTCCACGTGGACCTCGCGGCGATCTGCGACACCACGGCGGACAAGGTTCAAGACCTCATGTTTCAACTGAGGCGCCCCACCCGTTCGATGTCTCTGCAAGGCCTCGTGGCGTCGGTGGACATGGTGCTCGAGGCGACCAATCGTCACGCCGCGCCGCCCATCATCATGGCCGCGCTTGATGGCGGCAAGGACGTGCTGGTGACGAATGCGGCGGCTGTACTGGCGCGTGACGACTTTCCCCGCCTTGCTCACGACCGCGGCTTGACGATCTATGCGGTCAACGCGATGCTCACTGGTCTGACCGAGATCAACGCGGCCGCGGCTGAGCCCGGCGCGAGCGCGACGCTGACCATCAGTTGTCCGCCGCCGGTGCTGGCCGATTCGCCGTTTGTCCGCGGCCGCGAACTGAAGCCCGGCGAGGAGCCGCAGCTCGTGTTCCAGGGTGAGGCGAGCGACGCGTTGGCGGCCTTCCCCCCCCTCGCCAATCCGATTGCGGCGGCGCTGATAGGAACCGGCGAAGCCGAGTTGCTGGTGCGCGTACGCGCCCACCAGATCAGCGACGCCACGGACATCGAGCTGACCGTCAACACCGACCAGCAGCAGACGAACACGCACGCGCGCGTGCCCACTGCCGGCAGAGAGCCCATTGCGCCCGAAGCCATCGCCCGCTTGGTCGTCGGATTCCTGCGCTCGCTGGTCAGTTCGGTGCGCTTGGCCTGA
- the nadA gene encoding quinolinate synthase NadA, translating into MTTTSQTTNAADPLAARIDELRRLRGAVILAHNYQLGEIQDLADVTGDSLDLSRRAAETDASAIVFCGVRFMAETAAVLSRDKVVLHPEPLAGCPLADMITADELRRFKDEHPGAPVVCYVNTSAEVKAESDYCCTSANATRVVEGIPADDIIFVPDHNLGLWVQRHTSKRLLLWPGYCPTHHKIMPEDVRRALEQHPDAEVVAHPECRPEVLDLAHQVLSTSGIIRHARDSAATTIIVATELGIIHRLRKEAPDKRFIPVSRHAVCPNMKRITLEKVLWSLEDMSGQVHVPHDTAARARKALDRMLEVT; encoded by the coding sequence GTGACGACAACCAGCCAGACGACCAACGCAGCCGACCCCCTCGCTGCTCGGATTGACGAGCTGCGCCGCCTGCGCGGTGCCGTCATCCTCGCCCACAATTACCAGCTCGGCGAGATCCAAGACCTGGCGGACGTCACCGGCGATTCGCTCGACCTGAGCCGCCGCGCGGCGGAGACTGACGCGAGCGCCATTGTGTTCTGCGGCGTCCGCTTCATGGCGGAGACGGCGGCCGTGCTGTCCCGCGACAAGGTCGTGCTCCACCCGGAGCCCCTCGCAGGTTGCCCGCTCGCCGACATGATCACCGCCGACGAACTGCGCAGGTTCAAGGATGAGCACCCCGGCGCGCCGGTGGTCTGCTACGTCAATACGTCCGCCGAGGTCAAGGCCGAGAGCGACTACTGCTGCACGTCGGCAAACGCAACTCGCGTCGTTGAAGGGATCCCGGCGGACGACATCATTTTCGTCCCCGATCACAATCTCGGGCTATGGGTGCAGCGACACACGAGCAAGCGCCTGCTCTTGTGGCCGGGATACTGCCCCACCCATCACAAGATCATGCCCGAGGATGTTCGCCGCGCGTTGGAGCAGCACCCCGACGCCGAGGTCGTCGCCCACCCTGAATGCCGCCCCGAGGTCCTGGATCTCGCCCACCAGGTCCTGAGCACCAGCGGCATAATACGCCACGCCCGCGACAGCGCCGCGACGACCATCATCGTCGCCACCGAACTCGGTATCATCCATCGGCTCCGCAAGGAGGCGCCGGACAAGCGCTTCATCCCTGTTTCGCGGCACGCGGTCTGCCCCAACATGAAGCGGATCACGCTGGAGAAAGTGCTCTGGTCGCTCGAGGACATGTCCGGGCAAGTGCACGTGCCGCACGACACCGCGGCGCGGGCGCGCAAGGCCCTCGACCGCATGTTGGAGGTCACCTGA
- a CDS encoding aspartate 1-decarboxylase yields the protein MALVNLYKSKIHRATVTDANLNYVGSVTIDEELMKAADMLPHERVQVLNHANGERFESYVIVGEPGSGTICLNGPAARLGHVGDKVTLITYAWVTPDEARDWQPTVVRVDDSNRVADVVKGTMVERAGEP from the coding sequence ATGGCTCTGGTCAACCTGTACAAATCCAAGATCCATCGCGCCACGGTGACTGACGCGAACCTTAATTACGTGGGCAGTGTTACCATTGACGAAGAACTGATGAAGGCCGCCGACATGCTGCCGCACGAGCGCGTCCAGGTGCTCAATCACGCCAACGGCGAGCGGTTCGAGAGCTACGTCATCGTCGGCGAGCCCGGCTCGGGAACGATCTGCCTCAACGGGCCTGCCGCGCGGCTCGGCCACGTCGGCGACAAGGTCACGCTCATAACCTACGCGTGGGTAACGCCCGACGAAGCGCGCGATTGGCAGCCGACCGTGGTGCGCGTGGACGACAGCAACCGCGTCGCCGACGTGGTCAAGGGCACCATGGTCGAGCGCGCCGGCGAACCCTAG
- a CDS encoding pantoate--beta-alanine ligase produces MRIITSVAELRELLAQARGAGKSIGLVPTMGYFHEGHLSLMRQCRESDDVVVVSLFVNPTQFGPGEDYEEYPRDPERDAAMAQEVGVDVLFTPSAAEMYPPGDATFVEVTGELTAVLCGARRPGHFRGVATVVTKLFNIVRPNRAYFGEKDYQQLLVVRRLTQDLRLPVEIVAVRTVREPDGLAMSSRNTRLGPKEREAATVLYRSLRAAQELASSGARDAQQILARVREIVAAEPLATLQYAELRDAETLAPVEHIAGRAVLALAAHVGGVRLIDNLIIAGG; encoded by the coding sequence TTGAGGATTATCACGTCGGTTGCAGAGCTGCGCGAGCTCCTTGCACAGGCTCGCGGCGCAGGGAAGAGCATCGGTCTCGTGCCCACCATGGGCTACTTCCATGAGGGGCATCTGTCACTCATGCGCCAGTGCCGCGAGAGCGATGACGTCGTCGTCGTCAGCCTCTTCGTGAACCCGACGCAGTTCGGCCCGGGCGAGGACTACGAGGAATACCCTCGCGACCCCGAGCGGGACGCTGCCATGGCGCAGGAGGTGGGCGTGGACGTGCTCTTCACACCGTCGGCAGCCGAGATGTACCCGCCCGGCGACGCGACCTTCGTCGAGGTCACAGGCGAGCTGACCGCCGTTCTGTGCGGCGCTCGTCGGCCGGGCCATTTCCGCGGCGTAGCCACCGTCGTGACGAAGCTGTTCAACATCGTGCGCCCTAACCGCGCGTACTTCGGCGAGAAGGACTACCAGCAACTGCTTGTGGTGCGGCGGCTGACGCAGGATCTGCGCCTGCCAGTCGAGATTGTCGCGGTGCGAACCGTGCGCGAGCCCGACGGTCTGGCAATGAGTTCCCGCAATACCCGCCTCGGGCCGAAGGAGCGCGAGGCCGCCACCGTGTTGTACCGTTCGTTGCGCGCGGCACAAGAGCTGGCGTCGAGCGGAGCCCGTGACGCGCAGCAGATCCTGGCGCGGGTGCGCGAGATCGTAGCGGCGGAGCCGTTGGCAACACTCCAGTATGCGGAGTTGCGGGACGCGGAGACGCTCGCCCCCGTCGAGCACATCGCGGGGCGGGCTGTATTGGCTCTCGCGGCTCACGTCGGCGGCGTCCGCCTGATTGACAATCTCATCATCGCGGGAGGTTAA
- a CDS encoding type II secretion system F family protein, translated as MQTFSYEARTETGEVVRGRLDAETERGAVEKIRQMGYWVLRVKQARRREGLAWHQFLARGYFSFIFHRVNAKALAIWYRSFSDLLGAGMNLHEAAATLAERTSNRTLRQVTREIAEQAMRGEPLSPVLDHYPSVFPLYAKALVQTGEETGLLNDTMEQLAAFHDSIYEIQMAYRTETFYPKIVLALFILIPPIPQAVAGETLGSLTFDWWKYLQLVAERVGYWGVALIALWFAWRLLMQFPPVRQGWDRVKLILPWVGGIVRRHSLARWARSMAMLIRAGVPLRRGLEAAASATGNEAMAAAMRVHIPRVQTGEPMSSVMVNSREFPDQAIDMVLTGERSGNIERMLDKMADYYEAEAAVASKQTAVTAGVAFYLLVAFMVGLYVISFWIGYFAGYDAALSGAFE; from the coding sequence ATGCAGACTTTCAGCTACGAGGCTAGGACGGAAACGGGCGAAGTCGTGCGCGGCCGCCTCGATGCTGAGACCGAGCGCGGCGCGGTCGAGAAGATCCGGCAGATGGGCTACTGGGTGCTGCGCGTTAAGCAGGCGCGGCGACGCGAAGGACTCGCGTGGCATCAGTTCCTCGCTCGCGGTTACTTCTCGTTCATCTTCCACCGCGTCAACGCCAAGGCGCTCGCGATCTGGTACCGTTCGTTCTCGGATCTCCTCGGCGCGGGCATGAACCTCCACGAGGCCGCAGCCACGCTCGCCGAGCGCACCAGCAACCGGACGCTGCGACAGGTCACGCGCGAGATCGCCGAGCAGGCCATGCGCGGCGAGCCGCTGTCGCCGGTGCTCGACCATTACCCGAGCGTCTTCCCTCTGTATGCCAAGGCCCTGGTGCAGACCGGCGAAGAGACGGGGTTGCTCAATGATACGATGGAGCAACTCGCCGCATTCCACGACTCGATCTACGAAATCCAGATGGCCTACCGCACCGAGACGTTCTATCCCAAGATCGTCCTGGCGCTGTTCATTCTCATACCGCCCATTCCACAGGCGGTGGCCGGCGAAACCCTCGGGAGCTTGACTTTCGATTGGTGGAAGTACCTTCAGCTCGTGGCGGAGCGGGTCGGCTACTGGGGCGTGGCGCTGATCGCGTTGTGGTTCGCCTGGCGTTTGCTGATGCAGTTCCCGCCGGTGCGGCAGGGATGGGACCGCGTCAAGCTGATTCTGCCGTGGGTCGGCGGCATCGTCCGCCGTCACTCGCTGGCGCGGTGGGCGCGCTCGATGGCGATGTTGATACGCGCCGGAGTGCCGCTGCGCCGAGGTCTCGAAGCAGCCGCCTCAGCGACCGGCAACGAGGCGATGGCGGCAGCGATGCGAGTCCACATCCCGCGCGTGCAGACCGGCGAACCGATGAGCAGCGTCATGGTCAACTCGCGCGAGTTCCCGGATCAGGCGATCGACATGGTGCTCACCGGTGAACGCAGCGGCAACATCGAGAGAATGCTCGACAAGATGGCCGACTACTATGAGGCCGAGGCCGCCGTCGCGAGCAAGCAGACTGCCGTGACCGCAGGCGTCGCGTTCTACCTGCTGGTCGCGTTCATGGTCGGGCTCTACGTCATCTCGTTCTGGATTGGTTATTTCGCCGGCTATGATGCAGCCTTGTCCGGCGCCTTCGAGTGA
- the folK gene encoding 2-amino-4-hydroxy-6-hydroxymethyldihydropteridine diphosphokinase, with translation MVYLSLGSNLGDRRDSLERAVRRLEETAGVRVTKVSSVYRSAPLGVTEQPEFANLALEAHTALAPRVLLEAVKGIERALGRTPGERWGPRVIDIDILMYDSLSVEDDDLVLPHPRMEERAFVIVPLAEIAPELRLPSGRRVAELANALQEEQDVNADFQLRG, from the coding sequence CTGGTATACCTGTCCCTGGGATCGAATCTCGGCGACCGGCGCGACAGCCTAGAGCGCGCCGTGCGGCGCCTGGAAGAGACGGCAGGGGTGCGCGTGACGAAGGTATCCAGCGTCTATCGCAGCGCTCCGCTGGGGGTGACGGAACAGCCGGAGTTCGCGAATCTGGCGCTCGAGGCGCACACCGCTCTGGCGCCGCGGGTACTGCTGGAGGCGGTCAAGGGGATCGAGCGCGCTTTGGGCCGGACCCCAGGCGAACGGTGGGGCCCGCGAGTGATTGATATTGACATCCTGATGTACGATTCGCTGTCCGTGGAGGACGACGACCTCGTTCTCCCCCACCCGCGGATGGAGGAGCGCGCGTTCGTCATCGTGCCGCTGGCGGAGATAGCGCCCGAGTTGAGGTTGCCAAGCGGGCGGCGAGTCGCGGAGTTGGCGAACGCTCTGCAAGAGGAGCAGGACGTCAATGCAGACTTTCAGCTACGAGGCTAG
- the folP gene encoding dihydropteroate synthase, with protein sequence MLVLNDPGDLADEMTRAGAVAIPEAFAANASVRLVKLDAVAARTAETVERAMRAAGGDAAAGRDPDQTGCLLIGTLAQHRDLCARLAQAGPDLAQVGAEIERALSAFDDPLAIELRCGEHVLPIGERTLVMGIINATPDSFSGDGLAGDAGAMVARGEQMVEQGADILDIGGESTRPGSEATDARAEMERVLPVIRELRGRVNIPISIDTYKAEVARAALDAGAGIINDISGLRSDPGMARLAAERHVPVIVMHMLGTPKTMQDDPRYDDLMGEIAAYLRESVALAERAGVPGDQVVIDPGFGFGKTVQHNLETVRRLRELKSLGHPVLLGPSRKSTIGNVLDLPPDERLEGTLAVLALAVANGADIVRVHDVRPALRAVRMADALVRGWAGA encoded by the coding sequence GTGCTCGTTTTGAACGACCCGGGAGATCTCGCTGACGAGATGACGCGGGCCGGCGCCGTCGCTATCCCCGAAGCCTTCGCAGCCAACGCGAGCGTGCGCCTGGTCAAGCTCGACGCCGTTGCGGCAAGGACGGCCGAGACGGTCGAGCGCGCAATGCGGGCGGCCGGCGGCGACGCGGCGGCCGGGAGAGATCCCGACCAGACTGGCTGCCTGCTCATTGGCACGCTCGCGCAGCACCGTGATCTCTGCGCCAGACTCGCCCAGGCAGGACCGGACCTCGCGCAAGTCGGGGCGGAAATCGAGCGCGCGCTGTCCGCTTTCGACGACCCCCTCGCGATCGAACTGCGCTGCGGGGAACACGTCCTGCCTATCGGCGAACGCACTCTGGTCATGGGCATTATCAATGCCACCCCGGACTCCTTCTCCGGCGACGGGCTCGCGGGCGATGCGGGGGCGATGGTCGCGCGCGGGGAGCAAATGGTGGAGCAGGGCGCGGACATCCTTGACATCGGCGGCGAGTCAACGCGACCCGGCTCCGAAGCCACAGATGCGCGGGCCGAGATGGAGCGCGTCCTGCCGGTCATCCGCGAACTCCGGGGTCGCGTCAACATCCCGATTTCGATTGACACCTACAAGGCCGAGGTGGCGCGCGCAGCGCTCGACGCGGGCGCCGGCATTATCAACGACATCAGCGGGCTGCGGTCCGACCCAGGGATGGCCAGACTAGCCGCCGAGCGGCACGTCCCCGTCATCGTCATGCACATGCTGGGCACGCCGAAGACGATGCAGGACGACCCCCGCTACGACGACCTCATGGGGGAGATCGCCGCCTATCTCCGCGAATCGGTAGCCCTCGCCGAGCGCGCCGGGGTTCCCGGCGATCAGGTTGTGATTGACCCCGGGTTCGGCTTCGGCAAGACGGTACAGCACAACCTGGAGACCGTGCGTCGCTTGCGCGAGCTGAAGAGCCTGGGCCACCCCGTGCTGCTCGGACCATCGCGCAAATCAACCATCGGCAATGTCCTCGACCTGCCGCCGGACGAGCGCCTCGAGGGCACGCTCGCGGTGCTCGCGCTGGCCGTGGCCAACGGCGCCGATATTGTGCGCGTCCACGACGTCCGGCCCGCGCTGCGCGCGGTGCGAATGGCCGACGCGCTCGTGCGCGGCTGGGCGGGGGCCTAG
- a CDS encoding tetratricopeptide repeat protein codes for MSYLRRAIELDTRNTDAYCALAAACEKCGLPDVAMELFHEAIRSDPRCARAYKGLAGHYLEQDRYDEAIRACRRAVELDPDYEPGYVELAVASERTGNAAQAATALQHAIRLNPHNVHYRLGLARNLIQQGLSRQAADCLRDAAAGFPDNIEARQSLAELYADLGEYDRLIQQAKEMRALSPRNPSAYELLAIGYHQSGRLAEALDAVRRLIRLEPREAHHHLKLGVLLQQQGRFAQAMHEYARAAAMHSEDPDTKHGAREAIANLDEIQIRQILLRAAEDRVFGVKLTRDPVAATLEYGFRLSEDALGALMQIQLDDEQAASDDYPPVYH; via the coding sequence ATGAGCTACCTCCGCCGCGCCATCGAGTTGGACACCCGTAACACCGACGCCTATTGCGCCCTGGCCGCCGCGTGCGAGAAGTGTGGGCTGCCGGACGTGGCGATGGAGCTGTTTCACGAGGCGATCCGCTCCGACCCCCGATGTGCCCGCGCCTACAAGGGGCTCGCCGGCCATTACCTGGAGCAGGACCGCTACGACGAAGCCATCCGTGCCTGTCGCCGCGCGGTCGAACTCGACCCGGATTACGAGCCGGGCTACGTTGAGTTGGCGGTGGCAAGCGAGCGCACAGGGAATGCCGCGCAGGCCGCGACGGCGCTGCAGCACGCCATTCGCCTCAACCCCCACAACGTACACTATCGCCTCGGCCTCGCGCGCAACCTGATTCAGCAGGGCCTCTCGCGTCAGGCCGCTGACTGCTTGCGCGACGCCGCTGCGGGCTTTCCCGACAACATTGAGGCGCGCCAGTCGCTAGCGGAACTCTATGCCGACCTCGGTGAATACGATCGGCTGATCCAGCAGGCAAAGGAGATGCGCGCCCTGTCGCCGCGCAACCCCTCGGCCTATGAGCTGTTGGCGATCGGATACCATCAGAGCGGGCGACTTGCGGAGGCGCTGGATGCCGTTCGCCGCCTGATTCGGCTGGAGCCGCGCGAGGCGCACCATCACCTCAAGCTCGGCGTCCTGCTCCAGCAGCAAGGGCGCTTCGCCCAGGCAATGCATGAGTATGCGCGGGCGGCCGCTATGCACTCCGAGGATCCCGACACGAAGCACGGCGCGCGCGAAGCCATCGCCAACCTCGATGAGATTCAGATCCGCCAGATCCTGCTGCGCGCGGCGGAGGATCGCGTGTTTGGCGTCAAGCTGACGCGCGACCCCGTGGCTGCCACGCTCGAATACGGCTTCCGCCTCAGCGAGGACGCCCTCGGAGCACTGATGCAGATACAGCTCGACGACGAGCAGGCCGCATCGGACGACTATCCCCCGGTGTACCACTAA
- a CDS encoding GAF domain-containing protein — MPDEAQVQVRDLQAEIERLRARLGELEHNKRALEEQLDAASVATEAPPPITTQSELQNTLRLFVKKVAMILQADKCVIMLYDKESGELQAQAPAFGLTDEEVRTFRVRATHGVSGEAFRQGEPIICDDMMSDPRTVKENVALLKVRNGLTVPLTLEFKDENQEVIERQTIGVLHVFNKRGGGSFEEEDVRLLTVLARSAASVISNAQIFIAVTSAKEQLEFTFQSMLSGVLVVDVEGRILLMNSAARRIFGVPHDDGTGQSLVSVVSNETVQSLVSASLEDAEEKAQEVSLYTPGERIFQVQTALLRGESSAVTGVVATFNDITELRNVERMKTEFVASVSHELRTPLTSIKGFVRTLLDDTDGYYDRDTQVEFYQIIDQECDRLVRLINDLLNVSRIEAGRALELNLKPVDLRNLIAKVVASQESYTTRHHIQMDVPEALPTVIADDDKIDQILTNLINNAIKYSPDGGDVVVSARATGGNVEVSVADQGIGIPPDHMDKIFARFHRVEGGDTRRAGGTGIGLFLVKHLVEAHAGRIWVESEPGKGSTFTFAIPLKAPAEPGAAPEPSE; from the coding sequence TTGCCTGACGAAGCCCAAGTTCAGGTCCGCGATCTGCAAGCGGAGATCGAACGGCTGCGCGCGCGGCTGGGTGAGCTGGAGCACAACAAGCGCGCTTTGGAGGAGCAACTCGACGCGGCATCGGTGGCCACGGAAGCTCCCCCGCCGATCACGACGCAATCGGAGTTGCAGAATACGCTGCGCCTCTTCGTCAAGAAAGTGGCGATGATTCTCCAGGCCGACAAGTGCGTCATCATGCTCTACGACAAGGAGTCGGGAGAGCTTCAGGCGCAGGCGCCGGCTTTCGGCCTGACGGACGAGGAGGTGAGAACCTTCCGCGTCCGCGCGACCCATGGCGTTTCGGGGGAAGCGTTCCGGCAAGGCGAGCCGATCATCTGCGACGACATGATGTCCGATCCGCGCACGGTGAAGGAGAATGTGGCGCTGCTCAAGGTACGCAACGGCCTGACCGTCCCATTGACGCTCGAGTTCAAGGACGAGAACCAGGAGGTGATCGAGCGCCAGACGATCGGCGTCTTGCACGTCTTCAACAAGCGGGGCGGCGGGTCGTTCGAGGAAGAGGATGTCCGCCTGCTGACGGTGCTGGCGAGAAGCGCGGCGTCGGTCATCTCCAACGCCCAGATCTTCATCGCCGTGACCAGCGCCAAGGAGCAACTCGAGTTCACGTTCCAGAGCATGCTGTCCGGGGTGCTCGTCGTCGACGTTGAGGGCAGGATACTCCTGATGAACTCGGCGGCGAGACGCATCTTCGGTGTCCCGCACGACGACGGCACCGGGCAGAGCCTGGTGAGCGTGGTGAGCAACGAGACGGTGCAGTCGCTGGTCAGCGCGTCGCTCGAGGACGCTGAGGAGAAAGCCCAGGAGGTGTCGCTGTACACGCCTGGCGAGCGCATATTCCAGGTGCAGACAGCGCTGCTGCGCGGCGAGAGCAGCGCGGTGACCGGTGTCGTTGCCACGTTCAACGATATCACCGAGCTGCGCAACGTCGAGCGCATGAAGACCGAGTTCGTGGCCAGCGTCTCCCACGAGTTGCGCACGCCGCTGACTTCGATCAAGGGGTTCGTACGGACGCTGCTGGACGACACCGACGGCTACTATGACCGCGACACGCAGGTGGAGTTCTATCAGATCATAGACCAGGAATGCGATCGTCTGGTGCGCCTCATCAACGATCTGCTCAACGTGTCGCGGATTGAAGCGGGCCGGGCGCTGGAACTCAACCTCAAGCCGGTGGACTTGCGTAACTTGATCGCGAAGGTGGTGGCGAGCCAGGAGTCGTACACGACGCGCCACCATATTCAGATGGATGTACCAGAGGCCCTGCCGACCGTGATTGCCGACGATGACAAGATTGATCAGATCTTGACCAACCTCATCAATAACGCGATCAAGTATAGCCCGGACGGCGGCGATGTGGTGGTTTCCGCGCGAGCCACCGGCGGCAACGTGGAAGTGAGCGTCGCCGATCAGGGCATCGGCATTCCGCCGGACCACATGGACAAGATCTTCGCTCGGTTCCATCGCGTGGAGGGCGGAGATACGCGGCGCGCGGGGGGGACGGGGATCGGGCTCTTCCTCGTCAAGCATCTCGTGGAAGCCCACGCCGGACGCATCTGGGTCGAGAGCGAGCCGGGCAAGGGGTCCACGTTCACCTTTGCGATACCGCTCAAGGCACCGGCGGAACCGGGCGCAGCCCCCGAACCTTCGGAGTAG
- the rpiB gene encoding ribose 5-phosphate isomerase B — translation MTTIAIGCDHAGFELKEQLKAALIAWGHTVTDYGVHGTEPSDYPDQSFAVGRAVAAGDSERGLLVCGTGIGSQIAANKIPGIRACVCHDCYSARVARSHNDSNVLCLGARVVGGELAKEVLRVWLSEPFSGKERHVRRLAKIAALERERGA, via the coding sequence ATGACGACGATTGCGATAGGGTGCGACCACGCTGGCTTTGAACTCAAGGAGCAGTTGAAAGCGGCACTCATTGCTTGGGGGCACACCGTCACCGATTACGGCGTGCACGGCACCGAGCCTTCTGATTATCCCGATCAGAGTTTCGCCGTGGGTCGCGCGGTTGCCGCTGGAGATAGCGAGCGCGGATTGCTTGTCTGCGGGACGGGCATCGGCAGCCAGATCGCCGCGAACAAGATCCCCGGTATCAGAGCGTGCGTGTGCCACGACTGTTACTCCGCGCGCGTTGCGCGTTCGCACAACGACAGCAACGTGCTGTGCCTGGGCGCGCGCGTGGTCGGTGGCGAACTCGCGAAAGAGGTTCTGCGCGTCTGGCTCTCCGAGCCCTTCAGCGGCAAGGAGCGCCACGTGCGCAGACTCGCCAAGATCGCCGCGCTGGAGCGCGAGCGAGGCGCGTAG
- a CDS encoding undecaprenyl/decaprenyl-phosphate alpha-N-acetylglucosaminyl 1-phosphate transferase codes for MHLAPMPTWGGLAMVVGFGITMAALLWRGGASGVPPAQIGAVVGGGFIIALVGAIDDRFDMRAAPKFLAQVICAALLIPFGVSISGLAGHPIPPWLGSVLTVAWVVSIVNAVNFVDGLDGLAAGVVGIASLALAVVAAARGQLGAAALSAALAGSAAGFLPYNFNPARIFMGDLGSHFLGYTAAATAVLGTFKIAASVALLAPVVAFAVPIFDTLWAMIRRYRNGQSIARADRNHLHHRLLDRGLSQRQAVLIIYAISAVCSAVAIVMSLPT; via the coding sequence GTGCATCTGGCCCCGATGCCGACGTGGGGGGGCCTGGCGATGGTCGTTGGCTTCGGGATAACCATGGCCGCTTTGCTGTGGCGAGGCGGGGCGAGCGGCGTGCCGCCGGCCCAGATCGGTGCCGTGGTGGGCGGGGGATTCATCATCGCGCTCGTGGGTGCGATAGATGATCGTTTCGATATGCGAGCCGCGCCCAAGTTCCTCGCCCAGGTCATCTGCGCCGCGCTGTTGATACCCTTCGGCGTGAGCATCTCCGGGCTGGCAGGTCACCCGATTCCGCCGTGGTTGGGAAGCGTGCTGACGGTGGCGTGGGTGGTGAGCATCGTCAACGCCGTGAACTTCGTTGACGGACTCGACGGTCTCGCGGCAGGCGTCGTGGGCATCGCGTCCCTCGCGCTGGCGGTGGTTGCGGCGGCTCGCGGCCAGTTGGGGGCGGCGGCCCTGTCCGCTGCTCTCGCCGGATCCGCCGCCGGGTTCCTGCCCTACAATTTCAACCCGGCCCGGATCTTCATGGGCGACCTGGGGAGTCATTTTCTGGGCTATACCGCGGCCGCCACTGCGGTGCTGGGGACTTTCAAGATCGCCGCATCGGTGGCGCTCCTGGCGCCGGTGGTCGCCTTTGCCGTGCCCATCTTCGACACCCTGTGGGCGATGATCCGCCGTTATCGCAACGGGCAGTCCATAGCGCGCGCTGATCGCAACCACCTCCACCACCGCTTGCTCGACCGGGGGCTATCGCAGCGCCAAGCGGTGCTCATCATATACGCGATCAGCGCCGTGTGCTCGGCGGTCGCGATCGTGATGTCGCTGCCAACGTGA